From Apium graveolens cultivar Ventura unplaced genomic scaffold, ASM990537v1 ctg39, whole genome shotgun sequence, a single genomic window includes:
- the LOC141701473 gene encoding putative disease resistance protein At1g58400, which translates to MAEAVVSIVVGRLTDLLTEESQLLSGVRDEIQQVVSELVRIKTFLRNADSRTDEKEIRIVLAEVREVAYDAEHVVETFLVKALSTRKRIKWIKTIRFSRKIKDIQGRMSLLFSRFRDCNIKPTLESFEVSSSSSGATEKLKRFYSYATPEPKIFVGFHGDVDLLVGHLVNESDDCYKLVSIFGMGGLGKTTLAEKVYNHSTIMTCFAGLARVTISRKWQRKQVLQRILICLVHEKKAEILNWDEDKLVQKLLKIQQSKKCLIVLDDIWSTDAWDSLKAAFPAENSRSRLMLTSRNVDVAEHADPYGFIHRPAILSPEQSWELLKLKALPKGGDCLDITRDVKKMEELGRKMVGNCGGLPLAIVILGGILVTKPTLYEWEKVYNDSLLSIKSGEGFSKDYQKELFYVLLWSYNDLPPQLKPCFLYLGKFGEDEWRRTESIYQLWIAEGMVLSSDRREGETMMQVAESYMGELVHKCLVQVKYYEVGKFESCSLHDIMRDLSLSQAKANDFFEVVDLREGNDFDPNPSGDLTGYGRQLAVHYNASHASDQAMSYFVKKTNQQRYRSMILLTKSRAGTLSPVLSAHVFSFKLLRVFSLEAVDFDGDTPVFKLGKAIESLVYLRYLSLRNTNLLIFPSVQNLVLLQTLKLDTLGNLVFPPWISENVLAKLGHLRHLYLPAGKVHKLKKDFKLRFDGLSKLETLENFNTDWCEVMDLPKLINLQKLTVTVMNYDVEEMMKYLASIPYPCLRYLALSIISEKLALPDGPDILRKLLCDQTYILQELSLVGPLPEMAQVFGQQPHNSLADVSLVRITFLKLCSSLKEDPMPVLEKIPMLRELHLVGAYEGKEMVCSAMGFPKLTILIVYSLPNIEKWRVENGSMPSLSELHLVTCPKLEELPEGVRFLSSLKILVLYSMPSDLCDRVRVVNGEQGPDFYKVAHIPDIRIETE; encoded by the exons ATGGCGGAAGCAGTTGTGTCAATTGTTGTTGGAAGGCTCACTGATTTATTAACCGAAGAATCTCAACTTCTTTCTGGAGTACGAGATGAAATTCAACAAGTGGTGTCAGAGCTGGTGCGGATAAAGACATTCTTGAGAAATGCGGATTCAAGGACAGATGAAAAAGAAATCCGCATTGTGCTTGCGGAGGTACGTGAGGTGGCCTATGATGCTGAACATGTTGTCGAAACTTTTCTTGTCAAGGCTTTATCTACTAGAAAAAGAATTAAGTGGATTAAGACAATCAGGTTTTCGAGAAAGATCAAAGATATACAAGGAAGGATGTCTCTTCTCTTTAGTCGTTTTCGTGATTGCAATATCAAACCAACATTAGAATCCTTTGAAGTTTCAAGTTCTTCTTCTGGAGCAACTGAAAAATTAAAGCGTTTTTACTCGTATGCTACTCCTGAACCAAAAATATTTGTTGGATTTCACGGAGATGTTGATCTCTTGGTCGGACATTTGGTGAATGAAAGTGATGATTGTTACAAGCTTGTTTCGATTTTTGGAATGGGAGGTCTTGGCAAGACGACTCTAGCTGAAAAAGTATACAATCATTCCACCATAATGACTTGCTTTGCTGGTTTAGCACGGGTCACCATTTCGCGAAAGTGGCAAAGGAAACAAGTGTTGCAGCGAATTCTTATATGTCTTGTTCACGAGAAGAAAGCAGAAATCCTTAACTGGGACGAAGACAAGTTAGTGCAGAAATTGCTGAAAATCCAGCAAAGCAAAAAATGCCTAATAGTCCTGGATGACATATGGTCAACTGATGCTTGGGATTCTTTAAAAGCGGCGTTCCCAGCTGAAAATTCAAGAAGCAGATTAATGCTTACAAGCCGTAATGTTGATGTTGCTGAACATGCAGATCCATATGGTTTCATTCACCGACCTGCAATTCTAAGCCCAGAACAGAGTTGGGAGCTACTTAAGTTGAAGGCACTTCCTAAAGGAGGAGATTGTCTAG ACATTACAAGAGATGTTAAGAAGATGGAAGAATTGGGAAGAAAAATGGTTGGAAATTGTGGCGGTCTTCCACTAGCCATAGTTATTTTGGGGGGAATTCTTGTAACAAAACCGACATTATATGAGTGGGAGAAGGTGTACAATGATAGTCTCTTATCCATAAAGAGCGGGGAAGGTTTCAGTAAAGATTATCAAAAAGAATTGTTTTATGTGTTACTTTGGAGTTACAATGACTTGCCGCCTCAACTGAAGCCATGCTTTCTGTACTTGGGAAAATTTGGTGAAGATGAATGGAGAAGAACAGAGTCGATATATCAGTTATGGATCGCAGAAGGGATGGTCTTGTCAAGCGACAGAAGGGAAGGAGAAACAATGATGCAAGTCGCTGAGTCGTACATGGGGGAATTAGTTCATAAGTGCTTGGTTCAAGTGAAATATTATGAGGTAGGAAAATTCGAGTCTTGTTCTCTTCATGACATTATGAGAGACCTATCTCTGTCTCAAGCAAAAGCCAATGATTTTTTTGAAGTTGTTGATCTTCGAGAAGGAAATGATTTTGATCCCAATCCTTCTGGGGACCTTACTGGTTATGGCCGACAACTTGCAGTTCATTACAATGCCAGTCATGCAAGCGATCAAGCTATGTCCTACTTTGTCAAGAAAACCAATCAACAACGATATCGTTCAATGATACTTTTAACCAAGTCTAGAGCGGGAACACTTTCACCAGTACTGTCAGCACATGTTTTCAGTTTTAAGCTTTTGAGAGTTTTCTCTTTGGAAGCAGTTGATTTCGATGGAGATACGCCTGTTTTCAAACTTGGAAAAGCAATAGAAAGCCTTGTTTACTTGAGATATCTTAGTCTGAGAAATACTAATCTATTGATTTTTCCATCGGTGCAAAATTTGGTGCTACTACAAACTCTTAAACTAGACACATTAGGTAATTTAGTGTTTCCACCATGGATTTCGGAAAATGTTCTGGCCAAGTTGGGACATTTGCGGCATTTGTATCTACCAGCTGGCAAAGTTCACAAGCTGAAGAAGGATTTTAAATTACGGTTTGATGGATTGAGCAAGTTAGAAACCCTGGAAAATTTTAACACTGATTGGTGTGAGGTTATGGATCTACCAAAATTAATCAATCTTCAGAAGCTAACGGTAACAGTAATGAATTATGATgttgaagagatgatgaaatatTTAGCATCTATACCATATCCATGTCTGCGATACTTGGCCCTTTCAATTATTTCAGAAAAACTAGCGTTGCCTGATGGTCCTGACATCTTGCGAAAATTGTTGTGTGATCAAACTTACATTCTTCAGGAATTATCTCTAGTTGGCCCGCTCCCGGAGATGGCTCAAGTATTTGGGCAGCAACCTCATAACTCCCTTGCTGATGTATCTTTAGTCCGGATCACCTTCTTAAAATTATGTTCTTCCCTAAAAGAAGACCCGATGCCAGTATTGGAGAAGATTCCGATGTTGAGGGAGCTCCATTTGGTGGGAGCATATGAGGGGAAAGAAATGGTGTGCTCAGCCATGGGTTTCCCGAAACTCACCATTTTAATAGTGTATAGTCTCCCAAACATAGAAAAATGGAGGGTGGAAAACGGAAGCATGCCCAGTCTCTCCGAATTGCATCTTGTTACTTGTCCGAAGTTGGAGGAGCTTCCAGAGGGAGTGAGATTCCTAAGTTCTCTTAAAATATTAGTTTTATATTCAATGCCTTCGGATTTATGTGACAGGGTTCGCGTGGTAAATGGTGAACAAGGACCAGACTTTTACAAAGTCGCTCACATACCTGATATCAGAATCGAGACTGAATAA